One genomic region from Epinephelus fuscoguttatus linkage group LG6, E.fuscoguttatus.final_Chr_v1 encodes:
- the ubox5 gene encoding RING finger protein 37 produces the protein MVVNLCLPPFCTTVHCNKLCADGYDVTNLVSADPALRRRGFKLEYFLRPPVQVTLKFGFQVELCRVDVELWPWGMDKGQACKRLEISTSSDSLPSQNFAQGEERVQQVKDQKQSREKQQEQDSKSHQSNGHQWRLQAQQWGEEAPDEPQQRGHAFKHQSNTESSNPEPEFKLVGRCELREETQVCFTRSNFRPRPPFLSTPPPQPTNCQQEELWSRGLLSLGAVTQLRVTVPFGGAASAMGLKTLAVWGQPARCCPSEEVERIKRIYETSKRQLPRPRLFGPSVSQTKSPLQAATPSSDLSIPEEFLDPITQEVMMLPMLLPSGVSVDNTTLEEHQKREATWGRPPNDPFTGVPFTSTSQPLPNPQLKSRIDHFLLQNGMMRRDGMLGRQREGENPQASRLIASKVDGQSQYSLCLSESSINNTEMEDTGLRRSSNNGNHAFNSQPLTTERKSDLGRRNKRDLSGISEESTEDLTAEKQLLPPTKRPRNDAVSDPSCSSHEQRLSASLDEALFSALQGRPSFTSNLSQQRRVGPDSETLNTSQCGQTAGTSSIPTGEKTCSACSRSVSVYSKSASSIYRLTCGHLLCHSCLQRESQTLNSVTVSTSNHILCPACQSPSPRSDIICVHH, from the exons ATGGTTGTTAATCTCTGTCTGCCACCCTTTTGTACAACAGTTCATTGTAACAAG CTGTGTGCAGATGGCTATGATGTCACAAACCTCGTGTCAGCCGACCCAGCTCTCCGGAGGCGGGGCTTCAAGCTTGAATACTTTTTACGTCCACCTGTACAG GTGACGTTGAAGTTTGGCTTCCAGGTGGAGCTGTGCAGGGTGGATGTGGAGCTGTGGCCCTGGGGTATGGACAAGGGACAGGCCTGCAAGAGACTGGAGATCAGCACCAGCTCTGATTCGCTTCCTTCCCAGAATTTTGCCCAAGGCGAGGAACGGGTTCAGCAGGTAAAGGACcagaaacagagcagagaaaaacaacaagagCAGGACAGTAAATCACACCAGAGTAATGGCCACCAGTGGAGACTTCAGGCCCAGCAGTGGGGTGAAGAAGCTCCAGATGAGCCTCAGCAAAGAGGCCATGCGTTTAAGCATCAATCAAACACTGAATCCAGTAACCCTGAACCAGAGTTTAAACTGGTAGGTCGTTGCGAACTTAGGGAGGAAACTCAAGTCTGTTTCACACGTTCAAATTTTCGCCCCCGGCCCCCATTCCTCTCCACACCACCCCCACAACCTACGAACTGTCAGCAAGAGGAGCTATGGAGTCGGGGTCTGCTCTCATTAGGTGCTGTGACACAGCTTCGTGTGACTGTGCCGTTTGGCGGTGCAGCGTCTGCTATGGGGCTCAAGACTTTGGCTGTGTGGGGACAACCTGCTCGCTGCTGCCCATCAGAAGAAGTGGAGAGAATTAAAAGAATCTACGAGACCAGTAAAAGACAGCTGCCAAGACCCAGGTTGTTTGGCCCTTCGGTCAGCCAGACAAAATCACCACTGCAAGCGGCCACACCTTCAAG TGATCTTTCCATCCCAGAGGAGTTCCTTGACCCGATAACCCAGGAGGTCATGATGCTGCCAATGCTGCTGCCCAGCGGTGTGTCAGTGGACAACACCACCCTGGAGGAGCACCAGAAGAGGGAAGCAACTTGGGGTCGACCCCCAAACGATCCCTTCACTGGCGTCCCGTTTACTTCAACCTCACAGCCTCTTCCTAACCCCCAGCTGAAAAGCCGCATCGACCACTTCCTCCTGCAGAACGGGATGATGAGGAGGGACGGGATGTTGGGGAGacaaagggagggagagaatcCACAGGCCTCAAGACTGATAGCCTCCAAAGTAGATGGACAGTCCCAGTACTCTCTATGTCTCAGTGAAAGCTCAATAAACAATACAGAAATGGAAGACACTGGATTAAGACGTTCATCAAATAATGGCAATCACGCATTTAACTCCCAGCCTCTTACTACAGAGAGAAAATCAGATTTAGGGAGGAGAAATAAACGAGATCTAAGTGGAATTTCCGAAGAATCAACAGAAGATTTGACAGCTGAGAAGCAACTACTACCTCCAACAAAAAGACCAAGAAATGATGCAGTTTCAG ACCCGAGCTGCAGCTCTCATGAGCAGCGTTTGTCTGCCAGTCTGGATGAGGCCCTCTTCTCTGCCCTGCAGGGCCGACCGTCCTTTACCTCAAACTTGTCTCAGCAGAGACGGGTTGGTCCTGACTCAGAAACACTGAACACCTCACAGTGCGGTCAGACTGCGGGCACTTCAAGCATTCCAACAG GTGAGAAGACGTGCTCCGCATGTTCCCGTTCAGTTTCCGTCTACTCCAAATCTGCATCATCCATCTACCGTCTAACCTGTGGTCACTTGCTCTGCCATTCCTGCCTGCAGAGGGAGTCACAAACACTGAACTCTGTCACTGTATCAACATCCAATCACATCTTGTGTCCAGCCTGTCAAAGCCCTTCCCCACGCAGTGACATCATATGTGTGCATCACTGA